The Candidatus Jordarchaeales archaeon genome includes a window with the following:
- a CDS encoding AAA family ATPase: MPGSTENEGSYEGKYEDIIAYARDIERKLYKLDAERMRLYQEVIQLRRELEALKQPPLISATVLETLEDGRVIVRSSTGPNFVVYASSEIPREKLVPGAHVALSQKTFAIVEVLPTPEDPFVKAMEIEEVPPVTYADIGGLKEQIREVRETVELPLTHPHLFEEVGIEPPKGVLLCGPPGTGKTLLARAVAHETKATFIRIVGSELVQKFIGEGARIVREVFQLAKRKAPSIVFCDEIDAIGSRRIDVGTSGDRE; encoded by the coding sequence TTGCCTGGTTCCACCGAAAACGAAGGAAGCTATGAGGGAAAGTATGAAGATATAATTGCGTACGCACGGGACATTGAAAGGAAACTTTACAAGCTAGACGCTGAAAGGATGAGGCTCTACCAGGAGGTCATCCAGCTTAGAAGAGAGCTGGAGGCTCTTAAACAGCCCCCGCTTATCTCGGCCACAGTGCTCGAGACCCTTGAGGACGGCAGAGTAATAGTTAGGAGCTCCACCGGGCCGAACTTTGTGGTTTACGCTTCGAGCGAGATTCCAAGAGAGAAGCTTGTTCCGGGGGCTCACGTCGCCCTAAGCCAAAAGACGTTCGCCATAGTTGAAGTTCTACCCACACCCGAGGACCCGTTCGTCAAGGCTATGGAAATAGAGGAAGTGCCTCCGGTGACGTATGCAGACATAGGCGGGTTGAAGGAGCAAATTAGAGAGGTTAGGGAGACCGTAGAGCTCCCCCTAACACACCCGCACCTATTTGAGGAAGTCGGGATAGAACCGCCAAAGGGGGTGCTCCTATGCGGTCCCCCGGGGACGGGGAAGACATTGCTGGCTAGGGCGGTGGCGCACGAAACCAAGGCCACATTCATAAGGATAGTTGGCTCAGAGCTGGTCCAGAAGTTCATAGGCGAAGGCGCGCGGATCGTTAGAGAGGTCTTCCAGCTGGCTAAGAGAAAAGCGCCGAGCATTGTCTTCTGCGACGAAATAGACGCTATAGGCAGCAGGAGGATAGACGTTGGAACTAGCGGGGATAGAGAG
- a CDS encoding AAA family ATPase, with protein sequence VQRTLMQLLSIMDGFDPLGNVKIIGATNRPDILDPALLRPGRFDRIIYFPLPDLDAREEIFRIHTRRMKLDQNVNLRTLAEMTEGASGADIKAICTEAGMFAIRDFRTKVTFSDFEKAIEKVMRRSKGASPPRIYS encoded by the coding sequence AGGTGCAACGCACGTTAATGCAGCTTCTATCGATAATGGATGGCTTCGACCCGTTGGGGAATGTGAAGATAATAGGTGCTACGAACAGGCCCGACATACTTGACCCAGCGCTTCTTAGGCCTGGACGCTTTGACAGGATAATCTACTTCCCCCTCCCAGATCTCGACGCAAGAGAGGAAATCTTCAGAATACACACTAGGCGTATGAAGCTCGACCAGAACGTGAACTTACGCACGCTCGCCGAGATGACGGAGGGGGCCAGCGGAGCGGATATAAAGGCGATATGCACCGAGGCGGGAATGTTTGCTATAAGAGATTTCAGGACGAAGGTTACCTTCAGCGACTTTGAGAAAGCCATAGAAAAGGTGATGAGAAGGTCTAAAGGCGCGAGCCCGCCGAGGATTTACAGTTGA
- a CDS encoding tRNA (cytidine(56)-2'-O)-methyltransferase, which produces MSEPRVVVLRLGHRPVRDERVSTHLALVARAFGASEVIFPGEKDAAICRKVEDVVARFGGNFKISFGGNWRDIMRDWTSKGGLIVHLTMYGVPLPEVIEEIRSRGRDVMVVVGGAKVPREVYQIAHYNVSITNQPHSEIAALAVFLHYWMKGREFYLEFPNAKIKIIPSPSGKKVVLVKDGESAVPEGVLEEDEPEEV; this is translated from the coding sequence TTGTCTGAGCCCAGAGTAGTCGTTTTGAGGTTGGGTCACAGGCCTGTGAGAGACGAGAGGGTTTCAACCCACCTGGCACTTGTGGCTAGGGCGTTCGGTGCTTCAGAGGTGATCTTCCCGGGTGAAAAGGACGCTGCTATCTGTAGAAAGGTTGAGGACGTAGTCGCCCGCTTCGGGGGGAACTTTAAGATTAGCTTTGGAGGGAACTGGCGGGATATAATGAGGGACTGGACGTCGAAAGGAGGATTAATAGTGCACTTAACTATGTATGGCGTCCCCCTCCCCGAGGTGATAGAAGAAATAAGGTCTCGTGGAAGGGACGTCATGGTGGTTGTAGGGGGCGCCAAGGTCCCGCGCGAGGTATACCAAATAGCCCACTACAACGTTTCAATCACCAATCAGCCTCACTCGGAAATTGCGGCCTTAGCAGTCTTCCTCCACTACTGGATGAAGGGCAGAGAGTTCTACTTAGAGTTTCCGAACGCCAAAATCAAAATCATTCCGTCCCCGTCGGGGAAGAAGGTGGTGCTAGTTAAGGACGGCGAGTCAGCTGTGCCCGAGGGTGTACTAGAAGAAGATGAGCCAGAAGAAGTTTAA
- a CDS encoding TrkA C-terminal domain-containing protein, which produces MIEKKVEYKPLSVKTLLTSIKNISELTVDLAYSAVLFNDAELREEVLELEEYVDYLIYLLFMSASFAVRDREDAEMMAGIMKLAMAANRISDAAGDIASTIVRGEGLKILTQAFSKTEERVMRLTVNKNSPLCNKKIDSLKGQLGVDVIAIKRKGRLLINPKENSKLIADDVVIVRGTDKSVQEFKKMAEGGC; this is translated from the coding sequence TTGATTGAGAAGAAGGTTGAGTATAAGCCTCTTAGTGTGAAGACTCTTCTAACTTCCATTAAGAACATTTCCGAGCTGACTGTTGACTTAGCTTACTCAGCTGTTCTTTTCAATGATGCTGAGCTCAGGGAGGAAGTGCTCGAGCTTGAAGAGTACGTAGACTACCTGATTTACCTCCTCTTCATGAGCGCCTCATTCGCCGTGAGAGACAGGGAGGACGCTGAGATGATGGCGGGAATAATGAAGCTTGCCATGGCTGCGAACAGGATTTCTGATGCCGCGGGGGACATCGCTTCGACCATTGTGCGAGGAGAGGGGCTAAAGATACTTACGCAAGCCTTCAGTAAGACCGAGGAGAGGGTGATGCGTCTCACGGTGAACAAGAACTCACCTCTCTGCAACAAGAAAATAGACAGCTTGAAGGGGCAGCTTGGAGTTGACGTGATAGCCATTAAGAGGAAGGGCAGACTTTTAATTAATCCAAAAGAGAACTCTAAGTTGATAGCTGACGACGTTGTAATAGTTCGCGGAACAGACAAGAGTGTTCAGGAGTTCAAGAAGATGGCTGAGGGAGGCTGCTGA
- a CDS encoding DUF2110 family protein, which yields MTCKITLLERVYGADVEDGLKSARMLLKKDFSELNVAIKEISLDDKGRLVVTLEGEDEEAAKNFLAQRYGCTRSLSELKEGGVYRGHVVNPLYYGYGFYVDIGVVHPAPKDALVPLYKLRKQLVGDRKVPLRMIARAFCFVENLPVEVKVVKVDPARNKIEAELSEREIERLNEWVKSKFDRVVVCGATRQQVRRAIIKSGHLRDIVAIERLGLMEHAIVCKYGTDAPGIIAEVGDYLRNATLRAFIPEEVRKIISSAQPETENPTSES from the coding sequence ATGACGTGCAAGATAACGCTTCTTGAAAGAGTGTACGGGGCGGACGTAGAGGACGGGCTTAAATCCGCTCGCATGCTTCTGAAGAAAGACTTCTCAGAGCTAAATGTGGCGATTAAAGAGATTTCTCTAGATGACAAGGGAAGACTCGTGGTTACGCTTGAAGGGGAGGACGAGGAGGCCGCCAAAAACTTTCTAGCTCAACGCTACGGGTGCACTCGTAGTTTAAGCGAGCTGAAGGAGGGAGGGGTGTACAGGGGTCACGTTGTAAACCCGTTATACTACGGCTACGGGTTCTACGTGGACATAGGGGTTGTGCACCCAGCCCCGAAGGACGCCTTAGTACCTCTCTACAAGCTGAGGAAGCAACTGGTTGGGGATCGGAAGGTTCCATTGAGAATGATCGCCAGAGCATTCTGCTTCGTCGAAAACCTTCCTGTTGAAGTCAAAGTGGTTAAGGTAGACCCTGCGAGGAACAAGATAGAAGCCGAGCTGAGCGAAAGGGAAATTGAAAGGCTGAACGAGTGGGTTAAAAGCAAGTTTGACCGCGTCGTCGTCTGCGGCGCAACTAGACAGCAAGTTAGGCGCGCGATAATCAAATCGGGGCACCTGAGAGACATAGTGGCTATAGAGCGCCTGGGATTAATGGAGCATGCAATAGTCTGCAAGTACGGCACCGACGCACCTGGGATAATAGCGGAGGTGGGGGACTACCTCAGGAACGCCACTCTGAGAGCATTCATACCGGAAGAGGTCAGAAAGATAATTTCCTCAGCGCAGCCAGAGACTGAAAATCCAACCAGTGAAAGCTAA
- a CDS encoding NosD domain-containing protein: MAVDNIVIDGKGYGLIGGGSGCGFNLTGRTNVTIRNVVVKGWKIGFLLDNSHNNTITNNTVKITVTESTGFELLNSNNNTLTGNTISGESWEWSPPLVIREGDGWGFRLNSSHGNVLARNVVSFLRYDGFYLFNSSHNMVSGNTI, translated from the coding sequence GTGGCGGTGGACAACATCGTTATAGACGGGAAGGGGTACGGGCTGATTGGCGGCGGTTCCGGCTGCGGATTCAACCTAACAGGAAGAACTAACGTAACCATAAGGAACGTGGTGGTCAAAGGCTGGAAGATAGGGTTCCTACTCGACAACAGCCACAACAACACGATAACAAACAACACCGTGAAAATAACGGTCACTGAAAGCACCGGGTTCGAACTCCTTAACTCAAACAACAACACCCTCACCGGCAACACTATAAGTGGAGAGAGCTGGGAGTGGTCTCCACCACTAGTAATTAGGGAGGGAGATGGTTGGGGTTTCCGCCTCAATAGTAGCCATGGTAATGTTTTGGCGCGAAATGTTGTCTCGTTTCTCCGTTATGATGGCTTTTACTTGTTTAATAGTTCGCATAACATGGTTTCGGGCAACACCATATAA
- a CDS encoding V-type ATP synthase subunit D, with protein MSTGILEGVHPTRMELLALKRRMTLAEKGYDLLKEKRDALVMYFFDVLEDVGRLRREVSKVLKEAFDALVVAKMVMGPLKIEEAAMNAESLYDVDVSLQNIMGVKVPLLNVKEREAKMPPYGFTDTSAALDEAAKKFKEALKLIIQLAEVETAVKKLAKEIDKTKRRVNALKYIIIPRLENTIRYISLHLEEREREDFFRLKRVKTLLERKELRAVEESLSQPSL; from the coding sequence TTGTCCACCGGTATATTAGAGGGAGTTCATCCAACGCGTATGGAGCTCTTAGCGCTGAAAAGAAGGATGACCCTAGCCGAAAAGGGGTATGACTTACTAAAAGAGAAGCGCGACGCCCTAGTCATGTACTTCTTCGACGTTCTTGAGGACGTTGGCCGGCTCAGGAGGGAGGTAAGCAAGGTGCTCAAGGAAGCCTTCGACGCGCTTGTAGTGGCGAAGATGGTCATGGGTCCACTTAAAATCGAGGAAGCCGCCATGAACGCTGAGTCGCTCTACGACGTCGACGTTTCTCTCCAGAACATCATGGGAGTCAAGGTCCCCTTGCTGAACGTTAAGGAGCGGGAGGCGAAGATGCCGCCATACGGCTTCACAGACACCTCAGCTGCTCTCGACGAGGCAGCTAAGAAGTTTAAGGAAGCTTTGAAGCTCATCATCCAGCTAGCAGAGGTTGAAACCGCTGTCAAGAAGCTTGCCAAGGAGATCGACAAGACGAAGAGGCGAGTCAACGCGCTGAAGTACATAATTATCCCAAGACTGGAAAACACCATCCGGTACATATCGCTCCACTTGGAGGAACGTGAGCGAGAAGACTTCTTCAGACTAAAGCGAGTTAAAACGCTGCTCGAAAGAAAAGAATTGAGAGCGGTTGAAGAGTCTCTCTCCCAGCCTTCTCTTTAA
- a CDS encoding PhoU domain-containing protein, whose translation MKSDEVVEIEKMLVEMKNTSEFMLDLAYSAFLFNNKEIAEEVMELEELFDKFHVNFELKVLGADDEVINPEAKLALIRIGLAAENIADAAAEIADAVIRGVEPHPILKMVIEETDETIVKTCVGAESELEGKTIGEVAIDDRLGMKIIAIKRGDEWIYSPPDSHVLRRGDIIIAKGYKQGKDLLLEMAKGKKCEAT comes from the coding sequence GTGAAAAGTGACGAGGTAGTTGAAATTGAAAAGATGCTCGTTGAGATGAAGAACACATCGGAGTTCATGTTGGACCTAGCTTACTCGGCGTTCCTTTTCAACAACAAGGAGATAGCTGAAGAGGTCATGGAACTGGAGGAGCTCTTCGACAAGTTCCACGTGAACTTCGAGCTCAAAGTTCTGGGCGCAGACGACGAGGTAATAAACCCCGAAGCGAAGCTCGCACTGATACGCATAGGACTCGCAGCGGAAAACATAGCTGACGCCGCAGCAGAGATAGCTGATGCCGTGATAAGGGGAGTTGAACCCCACCCCATTCTAAAGATGGTCATAGAAGAGACAGACGAAACAATAGTGAAAACATGTGTCGGAGCCGAGTCAGAGCTCGAAGGGAAGACTATAGGGGAAGTGGCAATAGACGACAGGCTTGGGATGAAGATAATCGCCATAAAAAGAGGGGATGAGTGGATTTACTCCCCCCCAGACTCCCACGTCTTAAGGAGGGGTGACATCATAATAGCTAAGGGTTACAAGCAAGGGAAAGACTTACTTTTAGAGATGGCTAAAGGAAAAAAGTGCGAAGCCACCTGA
- a CDS encoding multiprotein bridging factor aMBF1, which translates to MNCEVCGRTIQGSPVQVNIEGAVMNVCSECARFGTTPSTWSRIPKKAVRREVQVVEARKEPKRAAPPATLVEEELIENYGEVIRCARERLGLSQEDLAKLVKEKLSVIKRVEAGRMEPPKQLAERLEKVLKIKLYTSESVVAPSRAAKKKGLTLGDVVQLKE; encoded by the coding sequence TTGAACTGCGAAGTTTGCGGCCGCACTATACAGGGCTCACCCGTACAGGTGAACATAGAGGGCGCTGTCATGAACGTTTGCAGTGAGTGCGCCAGGTTTGGAACAACCCCTTCAACTTGGTCGCGCATTCCCAAGAAGGCGGTTAGGAGGGAGGTTCAAGTAGTAGAAGCCAGAAAGGAGCCGAAAAGGGCTGCGCCTCCCGCCACGCTCGTAGAAGAGGAGCTCATCGAGAACTACGGTGAAGTTATAAGGTGCGCTAGAGAGAGGCTTGGCCTCTCACAGGAAGATCTTGCGAAGCTCGTCAAAGAGAAGCTTTCGGTTATAAAGAGGGTTGAAGCTGGGAGGATGGAACCGCCTAAGCAGCTCGCCGAGAGACTTGAAAAAGTGCTGAAAATAAAGCTCTACACTTCGGAGTCAGTGGTAGCTCCTTCAAGGGCCGCGAAGAAGAAGGGGCTTACGCTTGGCGACGTCGTCCAATTGAAGGAATGA
- a CDS encoding GNAT family N-acetyltransferase, producing MNSIECAVEESVYEYMIYDEYGVGVIAYARVVRNDRYVEIKVINVSREHRHKGIGTVLLARIVDDHSDHTIIVETFEYLVDWYKKFDFEVVSDKPLVMLRRPSRASGGAASTPAHQPPA from the coding sequence TTGAACAGCATTGAGTGCGCCGTTGAAGAATCAGTTTACGAGTACATGATTTACGACGAGTATGGAGTCGGCGTTATAGCATACGCGAGAGTTGTGCGAAACGACCGTTACGTGGAGATAAAAGTGATAAACGTGAGCAGGGAGCACAGGCATAAGGGGATCGGCACTGTCTTGCTTGCCAGGATAGTTGACGACCACTCCGACCATACGATAATAGTTGAAACCTTCGAGTACCTAGTCGACTGGTATAAAAAGTTTGACTTTGAAGTCGTTTCGGACAAGCCGTTGGTCATGTTGAGGAGGCCTTCCCGGGCTTCTGGGGGAGCAGCGAGCACACCGGCACACCAGCCGCCTGCATAG
- a CDS encoding nascent polypeptide-associated complex protein, with protein sequence MKKVSSKQLKKIMKQMGVKEVPAVQVVIKCADKEIVVNNPQVVEMRVAGQRVYQVSGVVEEKVLEAEKKQVEIPEADVMLVAQQAGVTPEEARKALIETEGDLARAILLLKK encoded by the coding sequence TTGAAGAAGGTCAGCTCCAAGCAGCTGAAAAAGATAATGAAGCAGATGGGAGTAAAGGAGGTGCCTGCTGTCCAGGTCGTCATAAAATGCGCTGACAAAGAGATCGTTGTGAATAACCCGCAAGTTGTTGAGATGAGAGTAGCGGGGCAACGCGTCTACCAGGTTTCGGGGGTCGTGGAGGAAAAAGTGCTTGAAGCAGAAAAAAAGCAGGTTGAGATACCTGAAGCAGACGTGATGCTCGTGGCGCAGCAGGCGGGCGTCACTCCTGAGGAGGCGAGGAAGGCTTTAATCGAGACCGAGGGAGACTTGGCACGGGCAATACTTCTACTCAAAAAGTAG
- a CDS encoding PUA domain-containing protein, giving the protein MRKADYWVLRKLRLIADYQFFPGAGRILFPDDVEVSFSSRTGRFKEVRFGGVLIASFRSDEGTLALGLKGAELLLKSTQRPRLRAVIKREVARAVAEGRSVFAKHVVEADPEIRPWDEVIVVDEDDRLVAVGRAVLNGEEMVAFSRGIAVKTRTGNPSFLKEGRLEV; this is encoded by the coding sequence TTGAGGAAAGCCGACTACTGGGTTTTGCGTAAGCTGCGACTTATAGCAGACTACCAGTTTTTCCCCGGAGCTGGAAGAATACTGTTCCCCGACGACGTTGAGGTTTCATTTTCTTCTAGGACCGGGAGGTTCAAGGAGGTTCGATTTGGAGGGGTGCTCATCGCCAGTTTTAGGTCGGATGAAGGGACGTTAGCGCTGGGGTTAAAGGGGGCTGAACTTCTCTTAAAAAGCACTCAGAGGCCACGTTTGAGGGCAGTCATAAAGAGAGAGGTTGCCAGGGCGGTAGCTGAGGGGCGGAGTGTCTTTGCTAAGCACGTGGTTGAAGCTGACCCGGAGATAAGACCCTGGGACGAGGTTATAGTTGTGGATGAAGACGACAGATTGGTTGCCGTTGGGAGGGCTGTGCTAAACGGGGAGGAAATGGTGGCTTTCTCGAGGGGTATCGCTGTGAAGACGCGAACCGGGAACCCGTCTTTTCTGAAAGAAGGCAGGTTGGAGGTTTGA